The Amphiura filiformis chromosome 1, Afil_fr2py, whole genome shotgun sequence nucleotide sequence TGCAGGCTGAAGGGATGTGGTTTAGTGACTACACAGGATACACAGAGAGTTTAGAAGAAGCAGACCATGTATTACAGGAGTATGAGATAGCCACTGGCAGTAAATATGTTGTCAACTATAAAAGAGCAAACTATGGAAAAACATTCCTCGGTAAGACAAAAAGTGTGTTCTCCAGAAAAATGCCACATTAACATAAAAATTGGATTCAAGACTTGGATGTTTGTGTTTCAAgcttttaaaaatttcaaaataatcccattcaattacacagttgacgatggatatttactgaatttagagaatgcacggcacacaccgacatcgcctggttaataattattttgtacagcagagacactaaaatcaatacccgggatcgatacacgtgaatgtgctatgcacgatcagacgataaatctttggatactagaaaatgattaatatctttaatatatttttttattctaaagccatatttttttgcttgcacttgaatatatgtgttgaaaggatatgatagtcgttagcttgcgtattgagagagaaccgtgcgtattgagctcaaaaactgacaaaaattctgattttatatgttccaaactatagtgcagcgtaggcCACTTGTGGAGGCGGTCTAAAAGCAGATGGCCTCAAGGCGTATACcttgctcactcacacacagagaggtcagtcacgggctattgtcaatagccttagtcggatgtccctcggcccattatgcgtctcaaaactattaaacaggtcggaacgaaatggccatgcgtggctgtggattcagcctaccatggcgatttctgccatgaagatatcagggcgatgacactgtgcggcgcCCACCACCTGATAATAAGACAATTAACCACCATCCTTCTACATTAGATATATTCTCTCTACTGTCTCAGTATGAAAAGAGAATTCCTTGATCTATATGGTGTATAAGTACTTGCTGTATTCTACCTACATGTAAATTATGAAATGCAAGTAAAAATGTGGAATTTACACTCGTTTAATCAATACAAATGCGGTGGATCTGAAGGCAAATTCATCATAATATATACCAGAaagataagatggtagatttatTTAGACATTTGATATAGTAGTTGTACAGGTGCATAAAAAACAGGGTGTTTATACAGTTGTCACAATCCTGTAGGATTCTTCaaattatatttttctttcagatCTGCACAAAGCTAAGCACAAGATAACTTGGGATGTGAAAAGTAGGAGAGAGAGTGTCACTGCATGTAGTAAGTTGGATATCCCTTTTGATGGAGTTCCGTTTATATTTGCTGGCAAGAAAGCATACGAGTGTCGCCATGGACAGGACAAGGGAGTAAATGCCAAGctgaaatggaagaaaattgCTGAAGTAAAACTGGTAGGTCAAATTTTCTATAAACTCAGGAATATTCATTGTATTTAAGCCCCCTATTTACAGAATTTGACCTCCTATGCTATTATGCCAAGTCCTTGCAATTCCTATACCAGTGCAAACAGTGCAATACAAGAATTCATTACTTATGTATTACATACATGTCAGCATTTGTCAGTTATTACATGTATTGTTATAAAAACTGAAGAAGGTTGAAAATTACAACACTTACCAAGGACAAAACATGGCAGATATCATGTATACTATGCTAATTACAGAAAAATGACACTTCCACCAGTGTTGACATATGATAATTGGTGGCGTCAATGTCGTTGCGACTCCAATTGAACAAGTCCAATACCCATGATTCAATCCACCGGTTATGCCAATTGTTTTGTGTGATTTCATAAttgatttcttttcaaattttcagaaaactgaCCCCAAGTTTCAAATTCGCTCACCCAGAATACAGCCCAGCATGAAATTGGGATGCAAAGCCCAGGTCCACATCACACACATCATCAGATTCCCAGAATATGAGGTGAGTTACAAGCCATGCACAGCAACTTTtaaagtgtgtgtgggggtgtgtttacgAAGGGAGGGTACAGACCACTGCTTGCTGGCTGCTTTTAGATTTTGTCCACACAAAATTTGTCTGGTGTCAAAGTATTCTTGAGCACTTTGGCAGACTTGTGTTCTTCCAGGTAAAACAAGGACTAAACAATAATTGTGGGCATTTAAAAAACAATCTTCAAATTAAAGTAACAAGTAAGATTCTTATATATCTGGGGGTGTATGTGTTTGTATCTACATTACAACTGTGGAGGCATGTatattgtcacggaggtataagtgtgttagtgttatagacctgacatggaagtcctcttttggtctatacactaGCGCGCTTgcctcttaatcccagggtcatgggttcgattcctggcAGAACCAGAAGTGGCTTGAGGAGGTGCAGGATACTTTCGTGAGCGGTTTGTGACAATATTATACAGACACTGTGGAGCCTTATCGCAACCATGTAGCTTTGTGGCTGGAGATAGCCCCAAAGTAAGGCCGAATTGGTCAAGATGGGAGATGCCGCActtgttgatagaaagacagcttaGGCTAATAGATATTGGCACTCCTTTCGTGgtggataataataaagtataaaacatgcaGGCATATGTCGGGCACCtaggcagggtgattctttgttggattatttgatttgatcctatttgtgacctcttctcataatttattactttctttttctcacaagtctgaaacatcgagtcgCAGATTCGCAGTATGTGGGTGTATAAAACTAACAAAGACAACAGATTTTAAAATCGAATAGAATATTTGAATCACACAAGAATTCTCTTTTTCTTTTACAGGTAACAAAGGACACCGCTCACTCCAGACGTTCAACATCAGACAAACTACGAGTCGCAATACACAAAATCCCATTCACTCTGCAACCAGTAGATAGATTCTACCTTAATCTATGTGATCCAAAGAACCACAATCACCCTCTAAAAGATGCTGAACTTGTACGCAAGGCACATAATCTACGTGTAGAGAGCCAAGGGAGTCATAAGAAAGCACGCAAGAAAAGACGCAGTGTCCCTGATGAGATGGCATTGATTCAGAAGGAACTTCAGATGATGAAACAAGACATTTCTGCTGCAGTTGTCTCGGATCATGTTGATGTCACTACCACCCATGCACCTGTTGGTGTTTCAGATTATGTTGATGTCCCCATCACCCAGTCACATGCACCTGTTGGTATCGCAGATCATGTTGACATCACTACCACCAGGTCAGATGTGCCTCTTGGCGTCTCAGATCATGTTGACGTCACAACCCAGTCATGTCCATCAGATGCACCTGTTGGTGTCACCAGTACCAGGTCATCAGATGCACCAGTTGCATTAAGTGTGTCAATGAATACTAATATGCCCACTATTTCTAGCCCTCCTAATACGGTGGTAGCCACACGATGTGCCAAAGTTTTAGAAAAGCTTATTAATGCaactttcatggttgaaaatgctGATAAGTTAGCAGAACTTGAACAAAAGGCGAATGACTTGCTCAAAGATGCCAACACTAGTATTAATGAAGATGGTACAACAAGTAATACTCAAAATACAAATAGACATAGTGGCGATAATAGTTCAGTCATATTGCCTGTTACTATTGCAAGAAATGGAGGTGCTATGGCTGGGACAGTACCAATACAGACTGACAATACTGGCAGACCTGATGAGGAAGGTTGTCAGCAAGGACATAAACGTAAAGCTACCGATGACATGGGGGAGGGGGATGACGACGAGGGGGAAGAGGAGGGGGATATTGTACCAGTCACTCAATCTATTGAATATGTCAATGTTGCAGGTGGCCAGCCTAGTATTGTTTACACATATGGGACAAGTAATAGAATGATGTATTTGTGACCGGACTGATAAGATTATCATACCAGGGTGGACTATACAAAACTTATGTACCATCATGCTATATGAGATGAAAATAGATCCGAATCT carries:
- the LOC140149373 gene encoding uncharacterized protein isoform X1; this encodes MKDSKVDSIKNSMDVKLESMSSLEVLVQDVAPCSTDRDRLGEDELEAVDIYTPTQPWQAEGMWFSDYTGYTESLEEADHVLQEYEIATGSKYVVNYKRANYGKTFLDLHKAKHKITWDVKSRRESVTACSKLDIPFDGVPFIFAGKKAYECRHGQDKGVNAKLKWKKIAEVKLKTDPKFQIRSPRIQPSMKLGCKAQVHITHIIRFPEYEVTKDTAHSRRSTSDKLRVAIHKIPFTLQPVDRFYLNLCDPKNHNHPLKDAELVRKAHNLRVESQGSHKKARKKRRSVPDEMALIQKELQMMKQDISAAVVSDHVDVTTTHAPVGVSDYVDVPITQSHAPVGIADHVDITTTRSDVPLGVSDHVDVTTQSCPSDAPVGVTSTRSSDAPVALSVSMNTNMPTISSPPNTVVATRCAKVLEKLINATFMVENADKLAELEQKANDLLKDANTSINEDGTTSNTQNTNRHSGDNSSVILPVTIARNGGAMAGTVPIQTDNTGRPDEEGCQQGHKRKATDDMGEGDDDEGEEEGDIVPVTQSIEYVNVAGGQPSIVYTYGTSNRMMYL
- the LOC140149373 gene encoding uncharacterized protein isoform X2, yielding MDVKLESMSSLEVLVQDVAPCSTDRDRLGEDELEAVDIYTPTQPWQAEGMWFSDYTGYTESLEEADHVLQEYEIATGSKYVVNYKRANYGKTFLDLHKAKHKITWDVKSRRESVTACSKLDIPFDGVPFIFAGKKAYECRHGQDKGVNAKLKWKKIAEVKLKTDPKFQIRSPRIQPSMKLGCKAQVHITHIIRFPEYEVTKDTAHSRRSTSDKLRVAIHKIPFTLQPVDRFYLNLCDPKNHNHPLKDAELVRKAHNLRVESQGSHKKARKKRRSVPDEMALIQKELQMMKQDISAAVVSDHVDVTTTHAPVGVSDYVDVPITQSHAPVGIADHVDITTTRSDVPLGVSDHVDVTTQSCPSDAPVGVTSTRSSDAPVALSVSMNTNMPTISSPPNTVVATRCAKVLEKLINATFMVENADKLAELEQKANDLLKDANTSINEDGTTSNTQNTNRHSGDNSSVILPVTIARNGGAMAGTVPIQTDNTGRPDEEGCQQGHKRKATDDMGEGDDDEGEEEGDIVPVTQSIEYVNVAGGQPSIVYTYGTSNRMMYL